In Primulina eburnea isolate SZY01 chromosome 3, ASM2296580v1, whole genome shotgun sequence, one DNA window encodes the following:
- the LOC140826598 gene encoding F-box/kelch-repeat protein SKIP4-like — MELPSVCDNLESRSQGPGRSELSALIPGLPDDIVVSCLARVPRRYHPHLKHVSKRWRELVCSKEWVSYRLKHHLAETWIYALCINKSEELCIYMLDPNHFQRGWKLVHGLPSCFLKRKGVGFEVLGTKLFLFGGCGWVEDATSDVFFYDALTNMWSAAGCLSTPRSYFAHETLNGKIFAIGGLGSKLGHTNSWDSYDPHTNCWSPHMDPNVIPHVEDSLVLDGKIYVRCRSQGILPRAYAIVYEPFDETWNRADADFISGWCGPAFVIDGVLFVVNQITLGARLMVWQKDRREWITVRRLSTLLTRPPCRLVAVGKKMFVIGKGLSTVMFDVQDINHADRVLLSSSVPGLISVNDVISCKSLAI, encoded by the exons ATGGAATTACCTTCAGTTTGTGATAACTTAGAAAGCAGGAGTCAGGGTCCCGGTAGATCAGAGCTATCAGCTTTAATTCCTGGGCTTCCAGATGACATTGTTGTTTCCTGCTTGGCGAGAGTTCCTCGGAGGTACCATCCACATCTTAAACATGTTTCAAAGAGATGGAGAGAGTTGGTATGCAGCAAGGAGTGGGTTTCTTATCGACTCAAACATCATTTAGCTGAAACGTGGATTTATGCTCTGTGCATAAACAAGTCCGAGGAGCTTTGCATTTACATGTTGGATCCAAACCATTTCCAGAGGGGTTGGAAGCTCGTACATGGCCTTCCAAGTTGCTTCTTGAAGAGAAAAGGTGTGGGGTTTGAAGTGTTAGGTACGAAACTCTTCCTGTTTGGAGGCTGTGGTTGGGTGGAAGATGCCACTAGTGATGTCTTTTTTTATGATGCCCTGACGAATATGTGGAGTGCTGCTGGTTGTTTATCCACTCCAAG GAGCTATTTTGCACATGAAACTTTGAACGGGAAAATATTTGCCATTGGAGGGCTTGGATCAAAATTAGGTCATACAAATTCTTGGGATTCTTATGATCCCCACACAAATTGTTGGAGTCCTCATATGGACCCAAATGTTATTCCGCATGTTGAAGATTCTCTTGTCTTAGATGGGAAGATTTATGTTAGATGTCGTTCTCAAGGCATATTGCCTCGTGCATATGCTATTGTGTACGAACCGTTTGACGAAACTTGGAACCGTGCTGATGCTGATTTTATCTCTGGTTGGTGTGGTCCTGCATTTGTTATAGATGGTGTATTATTCGTAGTGAACCAAATTACTTTAGGTGCTAGACTAATGGTGTGGCAAAAGGATCGTAGGGAGTGGATAACTGTGAGGAGATTGTCGACGCTTTTGACTCGGCCACCGTGTCGACTTGTGGCTGTTGGTAAGAAGATGTTTGTTATCGGGAAAGGACTGAGTACGGTGATGTTCGATGTTCAAGATATTAATCATGCGGATCGTGTTTTGTTGAGTTCTTCTGTTCCAGGTTTGATATCCGTCAATGACGTTATAAGCTGCAAATCTCTTGCTATTTGA
- the LOC140826601 gene encoding uncharacterized protein isoform X1 has product MSMRTRNDDESEVREEEEDEVSKLEEEVERMAEKVLEYRTSLPNQLTTTLASLLSTQRPMIPDPEVRTVSGSDSELGDSQGVARPVDSGSMALLVREDREEEEKIQLLKQKISTNASKMQIVVQRMKEYMARIDKLESSNDVIHPAFKRKRTS; this is encoded by the exons ATGTCGATGCGAACGCGAAACGACGACGAATCAGAGGTCCGAGAAGAGGAAGAAGATGAGGTGTCAAAGCTGGAGGAAGAAGTGGAGCGAATGGCGGAAAAGGTGCTGGAGTACAGAACTTCCCTACCCAATCAACTCACCACAACTCTTGCTTCTCTTCTATCAACTCAGCGACCCATGATACCCGACCCGGAAGTTAGAACGGTTTCCGGGTCGGATTCGGAACTTGGGGATAGCCAGG GTGTGGCGAGACCTGTCGACTCAGGGAGCATGGCCTTGTTAGTCAGAGAGGATCGGGAGGAAGAAGAGAAGATACAGCTTCTTAAGCAAAAGATTTCAACTAATGCCTCTAAAATGCAAATTGTCGTGCAGAGGATGAAAGAATATATGGCGAGGATCGATAAATTGGAGTCGTCCAATGACGTTATCCATCCTGCCTTTAAAAGGAAAAGGACTAGTTGA